One Bacteroidales bacterium DNA window includes the following coding sequences:
- a CDS encoding glycoside hydrolase family 13 protein: MRSKIFSFILIIMVLYLISCDTGDDTSKPINNDSITDISFVPQWAKEAVWYQIFPERFRNGDTTNDPTAHDIVGTYPDDIPKTWTTTEWGTDWYKPDPWFNQSTLPDKWNNLQLRRYGGDLQGVIDKLDYLQELGVNAIYFNPLNDSPSLHKYDPRNWRHIDRNFGPDPKADEQIIASEDPFKPETWQWTNADKLFLKLIKECKKRKIRVIMDYSFNHTGIDFWAFKDIQEKGEKSKAADWFEIESFDDPSTPENEFSYKGWAGWRYMPEMNKDIIGDPGEMPFEGNLHSEGAKKHIFAVAARWLDPNKDGNLSDGIDGYRLDVAAEVPMGFWVDFRKEVRKINPDAYLVGEIWWKKWPEELMFPHNFLKGNMFDAIMNYRWYRPARHFFADAPDAMKPTEFVEMLKDKIDGIKDGRNSAMMNLVASHDAPRVSTSIYNNGVYKYQVKPYDKPDYKIDKPDEHTRAIQKMLLIHQFTYIGAPHIWYGDEVGMWGADDPDCRKPMVWDDIEYEDETHHPFDKKRKTDKVEQDKDLLNFYKSLIKFRKENIVFKYDDIEFILEDDENNTLAYTRTYNDQEIIVVFNKSKTAKLIKIKAFYNGTYQDALRPVNTFESKNNNLEFTLAGETAVILRNQK; encoded by the coding sequence ATGAGATCAAAAATATTCTCTTTCATATTAATTATTATGGTATTATATTTAATATCATGTGATACCGGAGATGATACTTCAAAACCAATTAATAATGACAGCATTACAGATATAAGCTTCGTACCGCAATGGGCAAAAGAAGCAGTTTGGTATCAAATATTTCCTGAGCGTTTCAGAAACGGAGATACAACGAATGACCCAACAGCTCATGATATTGTGGGAACATATCCGGATGATATTCCAAAAACTTGGACAACAACAGAGTGGGGAACTGACTGGTATAAGCCTGATCCGTGGTTTAATCAATCAACTTTACCTGATAAATGGAACAATCTGCAATTGAGAAGATACGGCGGTGATTTACAGGGTGTTATTGATAAACTTGACTATCTTCAAGAATTAGGTGTTAATGCGATTTATTTTAATCCTTTGAATGATTCTCCGTCATTGCACAAATATGATCCGCGAAATTGGAGGCATATTGACAGAAATTTCGGTCCCGATCCTAAAGCAGATGAACAAATTATTGCATCGGAAGATCCTTTTAAACCTGAAACATGGCAATGGACAAATGCCGATAAACTTTTTTTGAAATTAATTAAAGAATGTAAAAAAAGAAAGATCAGAGTGATTATGGATTATTCATTTAATCATACAGGAATAGATTTTTGGGCATTCAAAGATATACAAGAAAAAGGAGAGAAGTCAAAAGCTGCAGATTGGTTTGAAATTGAAAGTTTTGATGATCCAAGTACACCCGAAAATGAATTTTCATACAAAGGTTGGGCAGGTTGGAGATATATGCCTGAAATGAATAAGGATATTATCGGTGATCCCGGAGAAATGCCTTTTGAAGGCAACTTACACAGCGAGGGTGCAAAAAAACATATTTTCGCTGTTGCCGCTCGTTGGCTTGATCCTAATAAAGACGGTAATCTGTCAGACGGCATTGACGGTTATCGCCTTGATGTAGCCGCAGAAGTACCAATGGGATTTTGGGTTGATTTCAGAAAAGAAGTTCGCAAAATTAATCCGGATGCATATTTAGTAGGGGAGATTTGGTGGAAAAAATGGCCTGAAGAATTAATGTTTCCTCATAATTTCTTAAAAGGTAATATGTTCGATGCTATTATGAATTATCGTTGGTATCGTCCTGCCAGACATTTCTTTGCAGATGCTCCGGATGCAATGAAACCTACTGAATTTGTTGAAATGCTTAAAGATAAAATTGACGGCATTAAAGACGGAAGAAATTCGGCAATGATGAATCTTGTTGCAAGCCACGATGCTCCGAGAGTCTCAACTTCTATATATAATAACGGAGTTTATAAATATCAGGTTAAACCTTATGATAAGCCGGATTATAAAATTGATAAGCCGGATGAACACACAAGGGCAATTCAAAAGATGTTGTTGATCCATCAATTTACATACATAGGAGCTCCTCATATATGGTATGGTGATGAAGTAGGGATGTGGGGAGCAGATGATCCTGATTGCAGGAAACCGATGGTATGGGATGATATTGAGTATGAAGATGAAACACATCATCCTTTTGATAAAAAAAGAAAAACCGATAAAGTAGAGCAAGACAAAGATTTGTTGAATTTTTACAAATCCTTAATAAAATTTCGTAAAGAAAATATTGTTTTTAAATATGACGATATTGAATTCATATTGGAAGATGATGAAAATAATACTTTGGCATATACAAGAACATATAATGATCAAGAGATCATTGTAGTTTTTAATAAGTCAAAAACAGCAAAATTGATCAAAATTAAAGCATTTTACAACGGAACGTATCAGGATGCTTTAAGACCTGTAAACACCTTTGAATCAAAAAATAATAATCTTGAATTTACCTTAGCCGGAGAAACTGCTGTTATTTTAAGAAACCAAAAATGA